The nucleotide sequence CTACTGTTACCCTATTTTGTTTTTTTTTCCTTGCCATATCAATAATGATTAGTACGTTTTCTATTGCTCTTCGTTAAGAAGGGAGATTTACCGGCCAGCTCATCTTCCGGAAGAAGCGGAGCGCCGTCAATGGATACACTTCCCTTATTTACTTCTTTCAACCATATCATCGCCCTCTCAAAAGCATCTTTGGTTACCTGGGACATTTTCTGCGGGTTGTGTATCTTGAAGATATTATAGACTGTTATGTCCAAAGCCATCATCAGTACTAGCTGATTTCGGGCGCTTCCGGTAGCCGAAAATATTTTATCGCAATCGTACCGGTTATTCAGGTAACTTCGCACGAGGGCGATCGATTGGTCTTCCACTATCTCAATGATCGATTCGTCTTCCCTTACCAGTGCATCCAATATCTCCCTATGTATCCGGGCTTTATAATCTCCTATATTTATAAATTGACTCATAAATTTTACCTCCTGTGTTTATTGCGTTTATTTATAGTCTTTCTGTCGATCGTATCTTTCGGCTGTAATTCCGCCTGCTTTTGATCCAGGATACGATTACCTCCCTCGATCGTATCCGGAGCAGCTACGTCGTAAGGCATAGTCAGTTCAAACATTTTGAACTGGTTTACGATCTCCTGCATGTGCGGATTGTCCTTTTCTGCTTCATTGAAGATTAGTTCGCCATCCCTGTCCATCGGTTCCAGGTTGGAGTCTATACGGGTTGCTTTGTCGGTCTTTCGTTCTTCGTCTCCTTTGATGTTCAGCTTCATCCCATATTTCTTGTTTGCTTTACGAGTCAATGGTTTAAAAACTTGTTTGAAGAATGGATCCTGAAGCTTGTTATTCTCCATATAGCAGTAAACATTCACTTTGCCTTTGCCGGTTACCCACTTGATCAGCTCGTAATACCAACCGATAAATATGGAATTCAGTCCTTTTCCTACAAATCCTTTGATTACATAGAGGATACCGTTTTTCTTACCAAGCAGTATAACCGCTTTTCCGGAACTCTTCTTGGTTTTGTTTTCTCCCGGCGCCGGGTCTCCGTAAATGACCAGGTACTTGAATGATGATAAGCGGGGTACCTGGCCGTAAATACAATTTTTGAATACGGAACCTTCGGAGATAGGATTATTCATATACTCAGCCTCAAAAGCAGATGTCGACATCGTTTTCTTGAGTCGTGCGATATTTTCAAGTGTGTTCTTGCCTGGCCAGGTACTTTGTCCGTTTTCGTCCATCACATTGACGATTTCTACCCGGTCGGCTCTTTCGGAGGCGCGAACCACACAGCAATCCTTTGCGATCGTATTATTCAGCCATACGATCTGGAAGTTTTTGGAAATAGACCGGGTCGCATAAACGGCTTTCTCCGCCCACTTAAACCGTTTTTCTATCGTATCCAGATTACGCACATCCTCATCCGTGTCAACGTCTGTAAAGATGGCTTTGTCCGGACGGATTTCTTCGTTCCGTAGTCCACGGGGAGACTGTCCGGCGCCGAAAGCGTAGAAAGCCACACCCTGGGTGGTTATGAATCCGCCACTCGCCCAGCTGCCCGGAAGCTGCTGCACACCATAGTCGTTAATGATGCGTTCGTTTTTCTCCAGATTGATTTTGTAAGGCTCCAGGAAATCAGCAGCTTTATCATAACTGTTCGATATGAGCATAATACACTTTTTCTGGAGCTTCTTTTTACTTGTAAGCGCCTGATAGAGTGTTTCCATCATCGTAACAACATCCTTTGCCAGCTCGCGAGACCAGCGTCGGACAATGACACTTTCCGGATGGCTTAATGCGTATTCCGAGGATTCGACATGGAATGGAGCCGCAGGCGCAAAGCAGTATTTCGGGAAGTAGTATTTTTTCCACTCCTCGAAATCGTCTTCCAACCTTTTTATACGTTCCTTCTGCTGAGCTTCAGTCTCGGTCGTATCGACGGATACTTCAGCCAGGAAATTCTTATAGTATAAATCCCAGTCCCGGACGGCTTGTTTATCGACGGCTGTTAATCCCATTACTTCCCGCTTAATAAATGCTTGATAAATTCGTTAATGATGGCGCCTACCAAAGAAGCATGATCCGTATTAATAGGCCGGAGCCATGAGAGTAGCCTTTTTCCTACCTCCGCCACATCCCGGATGGAAGCTTCCTGCTCGAGTGCTTCCAGGTCGGCGGTCAGTTTTCGTCTTATATCCGCCTGCTTACTGTCCGGATAGCCTACCTTGGCAATTTCCTCATCCAGTTTAGAGAGCTGCACCAAGGTCGATATATGTCGTTCTTCCCGGGTTTGCAACAGGTTCAGCCGTAAATGTTCCCACTCCTTAACCCATTTGTTTGCAGTGACAAGGGATATCTCCGCTTTTTTAGCTAATTCTTTCTGGGTAATACCTTTTTCCGTCAGGAAAATATATTTAGCCAGTTCTTTCTTCTGCGATATTTTTAACTCTTTAACCATCTTTTTTACGCAAAATTGGGGCTATTAATAGCCCCAGACAAATTAGGATTTTATGATAAAAAGTTCTGATTATACTATTCATTTATAAAGTTTTATCATGCTTTTCTGATTTGGCAGACGCGAAATAATCCCTCAATTTTGTATCCGTAATTCAATTTAAGAAAAGCAATATGAAGCGATTTTTCAATGTAATAGCCGGAACAGATAAAGCAGCTTGCATCCTTCTGTATGGGGATATCGGGGAATGGGGAGAAGTGACCAGCGCCGATATCGTCGGCGAACTCCTGGAGATGGAGAATGAATATGAAAGGATTGATGCCCGTATCAACAGTATGGGAGGCGATGTGTATTCCGGTATCGCTATCGTTAATGCTTTCCGTAACAGCAAGGCCAACATAACGATCTACGTGGATGGTGTAGCTGCTTCCATGGCTTCCATTATTGCCCTTTGCGGCAAACCTCTTTATATGAGCAAATATGCCCGGCTGATGCTCCATAGTGTACGCGGGGGCGCATACGGTACCAAAGATGATCTGAAGGATATGATCCGGGAGATGGAAACCCTGGAAGATACCCTTTGCGACTTCATTGCCGGCAAAGTAAATAAGACCAAAGAAGAAGTCAAGGAATTGTACTTTGACGGAAAAGACCACTGGTTGTCCGCTCAGGAAGCTTTAGGCCTCGGACTTATAGACGGTATCTACGACGTGGATCCGGTACCCGAGGATTCGACCAACGAACAGGTATATAAAATTTTTAATAACCGGCTCGAAAAGCCAAAAAACAAAAAAGACGAAATGAACTTAGAAGAAATCAGAAAACGTCCCGCCTTTGCCAATTGTGCAACCGAGGCGGATGTTCTCCGGCAGATCGATCAACTGGAGAGTGAAGCGGGAAAGGTTCCCGGATTGGAAGAAAAAATTCTGGCTTTTGAAAACAAGGCCAAAGAAACGGAAGAAGCGGAAGATGATGCCTTCCTGGACACAGCCATCGCTGAAGAGCGTATCAAGGAGGCTCAAAGAGTCTATTTCAAAAACCAGTTGAAAACCGACCGCGAGGGAACTAAAAACCACATCAATTCCCTGAAGCCAAAGAAAAAGGTTATCGATAACCTCGGAACGCCTCTGGCAGATACTGTCTCGGCATGGGACAAAAAGATGGAAGAGATCCGTAACAAGACGGGTCAGTAAGCCGGCCGGTTCTTTTAATCATTCAATAAATATCATTTAATAAACATTTAAAACAGTTTTAATTATGGCAATAATTATAGCAAATACCAATTACAATGGAGAAGTTCTGGAGCAGCTCTTAACGCTGGCCGCTACCGGCAACGAACTGGTAGAAAAAGGGCTTATCCATCTGGAGCCGGGAGTACATGAGAAGTTCTCCATTCCGAGAATCAAAACCGGAAAGATGCTCCAAAAACGCAAAGAGCAACCGAAAGATTCCGACAGCAAAGGAGATTTCAACTATTCGGAAAAAGTCCTGAAGCCCGTTGACTTCATGGCTTTTACAACCTTCAATCCCCGATCCTTTGAGAAGATCTGGCGTAAATGGCAACCGAAAGGAAACCTTGTCTTTTCCGAACTTCCGGCAGAAGGACAAAACGCTTTACTGTCCGAAATGGCCAAAACGGTAAAGTTTGAGTTGGGATGGCATTTCATCAACGGCGAGTACGAAGAAGGCGATGACGATACCAAGCTTTTCAACGGTATCATTATCCGGATGAAAGAAGATGACGATACGATCGTCGTTCTTACTTCTTCCAACACGATGATAGGCAAACTGAAGATGCTTCACAAGAACATCCCGGTTACCATGCGCGCTAATCCGGGTCTGAAGATACTTATGAGTGTCAAAGATTTCGACCGCTACGATGACGAACTGACGGCACAACCGAACAAAGGCTCCAACTGGACGGATACCAACGCCAAGCGCTTCAAAGGTATCAATATCGAACCTTTGGCTAACTGGCCGGACGGTATGCCGGTAGCTACCATTACCGGTATGGACAATAACACCAACCTATGGGGAGCGGTCAATCTTCAGGACGATATGGATGTGATCAAGATCGGTCTCTTGGAAAATGCCGGCGAACGCTACTTCTTCAAGATGCTGATGAAAGCTGATACTCAGATCGCTTTCGGGGAAGAATGTATCATGTTGGAAAAAGTAGCTGCTTCTTTGGAAGTAGAACCGACCCAACTGGAGTTCCCGGCAGAAGGCGGAAGCCTCACTGTAACCGTGGAAGCTACCGAAGAATTCAAGGTATCTCAAATTGCCGAAGG is from Dysgonomonadaceae bacterium PH5-43 and encodes:
- a CDS encoding phage gp36-like protein (product_source=COG4387; cog=COG4387; pfam=PF07030; superfamily=51905) — protein: MSQFINIGDYKARIHREILDALVREDESIIEIVEDQSIALVRSYLNNRYDCDKIFSATGSARNQLVLMMALDITVYNIFKIHNPQKMSQVTKDAFERAMIWLKEVNKGSVSIDGAPLLPEDELAGKSPFLTKSNRKRTNHY
- a CDS encoding hypothetical protein (product_source=Hypo-rule applied), whose amino-acid sequence is MGLTAVDKQAVRDWDLYYKNFLAEVSVDTTETEAQQKERIKRLEDDFEEWKKYYFPKYCFAPAAPFHVESSEYALSHPESVIVRRWSRELAKDVVTMMETLYQALTSKKKLQKKCIMLISNSYDKAADFLEPYKINLEKNERIINDYGVQQLPGSWASGGFITTQGVAFYAFGAGQSPRGLRNEEIRPDKAIFTDVDTDEDVRNLDTIEKRFKWAEKAVYATRSISKNFQIVWLNNTIAKDCCVVRASERADRVEIVNVMDENGQSTWPGKNTLENIARLKKTMSTSAFEAEYMNNPISEGSVFKNCIYGQVPRLSSFKYLVIYGDPAPGENKTKKSSGKAVILLGKKNGILYVIKGFVGKGLNSIFIGWYYELIKWVTGKGKVNVYCYMENNKLQDPFFKQVFKPLTRKANKKYGMKLNIKGDEERKTDKATRIDSNLEPMDRDGELIFNEAEKDNPHMQEIVNQFKMFELTMPYDVAAPDTIEGGNRILDQKQAELQPKDTIDRKTINKRNKHRR
- a CDS encoding transposase (product_source=COG3415; cath_funfam=1.10.10.60; cog=COG3415; superfamily=47413), producing MVKELKISQKKELAKYIFLTEKGITQKELAKKAEISLVTANKWVKEWEHLRLNLLQTREERHISTLVQLSKLDEEIAKVGYPDSKQADIRRKLTADLEALEQEASIRDVAEVGKRLLSWLRPINTDHASLVGAIINEFIKHLLSGK
- a CDS encoding ATP-dependent Clp endopeptidase proteolytic subunit ClpP (product_source=TIGR00493; cath_funfam=3.90.226.10; cog=COG0740; pfam=PF00574; superfamily=161270,52096; tigrfam=TIGR00493); translated protein: MKRFFNVIAGTDKAACILLYGDIGEWGEVTSADIVGELLEMENEYERIDARINSMGGDVYSGIAIVNAFRNSKANITIYVDGVAASMASIIALCGKPLYMSKYARLMLHSVRGGAYGTKDDLKDMIREMETLEDTLCDFIAGKVNKTKEEVKELYFDGKDHWLSAQEALGLGLIDGIYDVDPVPEDSTNEQVYKIFNNRLEKPKNKKDEMNLEEIRKRPAFANCATEADVLRQIDQLESEAGKVPGLEEKILAFENKAKETEEAEDDAFLDTAIAEERIKEAQRVYFKNQLKTDREGTKNHINSLKPKKKVIDNLGTPLADTVSAWDKKMEEIRNKTGQ
- a CDS encoding hypothetical protein (product_source=Hypo-rule applied), producing the protein MAIIIANTNYNGEVLEQLLTLAATGNELVEKGLIHLEPGVHEKFSIPRIKTGKMLQKRKEQPKDSDSKGDFNYSEKVLKPVDFMAFTTFNPRSFEKIWRKWQPKGNLVFSELPAEGQNALLSEMAKTVKFELGWHFINGEYEEGDDDTKLFNGIIIRMKEDDDTIVVLTSSNTMIGKLKMLHKNIPVTMRANPGLKILMSVKDFDRYDDELTAQPNKGSNWTDTNAKRFKGINIEPLANWPDGMPVATITGMDNNTNLWGAVNLQDDMDVIKIGLLENAGERYFFKMLMKADTQIAFGEECIMLEKVAASLEVEPTQLEFPAEGGSLTVTVEATEEFKVSQIAEGFSFDITDDGVTVTADDNTEGTGEKTGTMVISLSENTSKKVTITLTQPTEG